Part of the Pyricularia oryzae 70-15 chromosome 3, whole genome shotgun sequence genome, CAGTTTGCTTTTTAACTCTGGAATAGTCTCGAGTCAAAAGACCTGTCAAGAGTAAATCAAaacaaaccaaaacaaaacaaaacaaacagaAGTGTTGAGATGTTTATTAATTAGTATCGATCCCAGCAAGGCGTCCTAATTTGGTAGAGTGGAGATGTGAGAGTTAAACTTTTGTACATCTCACTCGAGATGTCGATAATGATTGCATTAAGGCACGCCACGAGGCGGCTTCTAATTCCTGGCCACAATCAATCTAATAGCTATGTCATCATGTGCCAGGCAGCGGGGGGAGAAGCTTTGAAGGAAAATTCCCCGACCGAATTGCGAATGATCTGCACCCTGTGGCGGCACATAGAAAGGTGCCAGTATTGGACAGAGCCATGTTCATTCGTCGAGGTGGAGATGGTGTGATCCTGGtcaagtgaaaaaaaagaggcgtACTGCTGCGTTTCTGCAAGGGATAACTCAGCCCAAAATGCCAAGAATGTCGAGGGACACATGTAACTGAGAGAAAATAGGGACAGACTTGAGGTATCAAAAAACCCGATCCTCGGCGGCCACGAGGTCAAACGAAAAAGGACGGAACCCGAGATTGGGCCGCAGGGTTTTGCTCAAGGTGAGTCCTGCTGAGGCCGAAAGTCGTGCCAACAGAGTCTATTATCTCCTTGCCGCAGCCGAGTGTCTCACCCTCGCGGTTTATGCCGTAGCGCAAGAAGACGGGAAAGAAAAGTTATGGTAAAGTGCTACAAACGAGGTGTGCGCTTGTCCGCTTCAACATTGCTTTGGTTGATTCCTCCAAAGGATTCATCTCCAGAGAATTTCCTACACAATTGTTAGCACAAACAAGGGAATGGTCTCGGAAGACACTTCCAGATCTTCGGGTCAGGTGATGTTGACTCGGGACAGAGGGGTCGATGAAAAGGGATACTGAAAAAAGGGAGGTTGGACAAGGGGTACagttcgataacaaagtctCAGGGGCCAAAGGGGGGCAATCAATGAAGACTCACCATCCGCGTTCGCTCCCTCCGGTCAGGAAGCTGCAATCGCTGTTCAGCTCACAGTCCCATCCACCTCCAACGCCAGTCCCGTCTCTCCAGGCAACTGGCCCTGCCGCCGGCGACACGGAGGGCTGCTGATCTACAGCAACAGGGGCAGCCTGTTGTCGCCTTCGATAAGCGCTAAGGCCGCAGGTGTAAGCGTGGAAATCATCAACAGTGATGTCGGCGGGCATATGTCCCGTAAGGACCCTGCCTAGCGCGATCACGACTGCGGCATGAGTGCACAGGACGACCGAACGGACGCCCTCTGCGTCGCAGCGCTTGATCACCTCGAGCACGGCGAGAGCTACCCTATCGTGGAGCTGCTCTATAGACTCTCCACGGCTGGTCGGAGTTAAGGCAGGCGAATAGCCTTGGTCTAGTATATCAGGAAATAAGGTTGACAGCTCCTCCACCGGGGCCGGAGCTGGGTGGTCAAAATGCGCCGTGCCAAACCACTCGCCCAATCCAGGTTCAGCGCGGATCTTGATTAGCGGTAGCGCCTTGGCATCAGAGGAACTTCCTGGTGATGATGCTGTCGCTGTTGATGATGAATTTAGGGCTGCGTCAACTCGATCGGCTGCAGAGTTTAGGTCGCTGGCGTTGTGCTTACCATCAACAGTGGCCTTGCCCTCCTGGGTCCCCTCCTCGAGCTTACTTCTGACAAACGGCTCTATGGTCTGCAGACAGCGGTAGAACGGACTCGAGTAGACCCTCTCGATTGGGGGTCGCACGTGGTCCAACAGATGACGGCCCAGCTCCTTGCCCTGGTCGACACCGTACGCCGTAAGGGCAGGGTCGACGGCGATACCAGTAGGCGACGGGATATTTGCAAAGTACTCTCCTGTGGAGGGGTCTACGGACCAACTCGATCGGAACTAGAGACGGGGGGCGAGAGCCAAAAGCGGGTGTGTGGGGGAGGGCGTTCGAGTTAGGGAAGCCTGACTTTCGAATCTTGACGGACCAGAATAAACCGACAAATACAAGACAAGGGAGGCTGAGAGTTGAGGAGCTACCCTACCACATGCTGACAAACTCCATCAAGCTGTGAATTTTCCCGTCGGTTCCAAGGAGGGAGGGCTGCATGCTGGCTTGGGGCTCCTCAGCGCTCCTCAACTGCCTGCCTTGTGGCACAAATGCAGCCCGACTAGCGCACTTGCACTTGTGGGCGCGGGGTGGCTTGaaggggggagggggggtATCTTCTTCTCTCCGTCCGGGTTGCAAAGTTGAAGGCAAAGGTACGTACCCCGTGGCGGACCACGTATATGGTGTCCAATGCCATCTCCAGCAAGGCTCAAAGTATCTCTGCCGGCTCGTCGACTTCCGAATGACGGCGCCAGAACCGTTGAGAAAAGGGAGCGGGCACACGCGCCTGGTGGCCTCGCTACGATGAACTCTGTTTTGGTCGCAAGACCTTCCTGTTTGAGAAAGGTGTCAGATGGCTTGAATGGCTAAAATTTGTGGCCCTGGAATAGTCTGGCCGGCCGGCTATGATGATATCGATGTTGATTGTTTGTAGGTATTCTGgggttgttttgtttgcGCCTATCTTTGCTCGTCGATACAGCCAGCGAGTCGGTAATTTTGACCGGGTTTCCTGCAATGTGTGGAGATGTCGTCCTGGAGCGGCTTTCGGCATTTGCATCGCAAAAGTGGGTTGAGGTGGGGCATACCTAGGCAGGCATGAATgaataggtaaggtaggtaggtacaggcTCGGGTTAGGGTTGAGATACTTgtatacagtacagtacagcaggcaggcaggacAGCGTCCTTGATCGACCTATCTTACTTAGTTTGCAGTAGTCTCAGCCTACGCCCGTtgccctacctacctacctaatgcACGCAAGGTTCAACCTCCTTGGTTGCCTCACCTTGTTCAACTTCCCATCTTGTATCATTTTC contains:
- a CDS encoding phosphoglycerate mutase, which gives rise to MALDTIYVVRHGFRSSWSVDPSTGEYFANIPSPTGIAVDPALTAYGVDQGKELGRHLLDHVRPPIERVYSSPFYRCLQTIEPFVRSKLEEGTQEGKATVDATASSPGSSSDAKALPLIKIRAEPGLGEWFGTAHFDHPAPAPVEELSTLFPDILDQGYSPALTPTSRGESIEQLHDRVALAVLEVIKRCDAEGVRSVVLCTHAAVVIALGRVLTGHMPADITVDDFHAYTCGLSAYRRRQQAAPVAVDQQPSVSPAAGPVAWRDGTGVGGGWDCELNSDCSFLTGGSERGWKFSGDESFGGINQSNVEADKRTPRL